The window CCGGCAGGCCATTTTCAAGCGGAACTGCGGATAAGCTGCGGGAAATTAAAATGCTGAACGCTCGCAGGAAGATCTGTCCAGCCATCTGCAGCTGGTGCTGAAGCAGATCAGCCTGCTGCCGGAAACCTTGCCCGGGCTGCGGCAGCCCGGGACGGAGCCGCTGCTTCAGGAAATTAAGCCGCAGAGCATTCGGGCCATAGCCTGCCCCGCCCAGCAGCCTTTGCTAATATCTGATTCCTATCATTTTATAATCAATCTTTCAGTTCATTTTCAGCGCAATCTTCAGTACACTCAAGATTCATTCTCATTAATTTAATACGTGACCATGAATATTCAAACTCTACGCGCTGTCGGATTTCTGGAAGGAATGTCTTTCCTGCTTCTGCTGTTTATCGCTATGCCGATGAAATACATGATGGGCAATCCAATTTTAGTGAAATATGTCGGCATGGGGCACGGCGTATTGTTTATTGTGTTTTTAGTGGTGCTGTTTGCGGTATGCGAAAAGCAGAAATGGTCGCTGAAAGTTTTCATACTGGGTTTAATCGCTTCCATCCTGCCTTTTGGGCCATTTGTTTTTGACCGCAAAATTAAGCATTTAGAGCAGCCGGAAGCCGGGGCTTAAAGCCTTCGAAACGCTCCTTGCACAGCATTGCTGTCCCATAGTTTATTTCAATTATCGGACAGCAAGCGGCTTAGGAGCGATTTATTAATAAGCAAGAATGCACTTGCGCATCACCGGGGCAATTGCACAGGCCTTAAAACTGCCCTTCCGCCTTCCGCTGCTGCAGCACCTTGTTCAGCATGGCCCGCGGGAAACTGAACCACAGCGCGATCAAGGCAAAGCAGGACACGCCGTACGCCCAAATATGCAAGTATTCATACAGCACGCGCACCAGCTCAATCACAAAGAAAAAGCTGAACATCATCAGCACCGAAACTGAAGCCGCCACCGTGCCTTTCGACACCTCAGAGGACATCAGGGCAAAGCGGTACAGCACTGAAAAGCTGATGCCTTCGCCAAAACTGACCAGCGTCATGCCTAAAATAACGCAGTGCAGGAAATACTGCGGGAAGATCAGGCCGGCGACGACAACCGCGGTGCCTGCAAGCATCAGCGGCAGGCCGATCAGCACAGTTTTGCCCAAAGGCAGCTTGTCGATGATTTTAATCAGCACAATATTGCCCAGAATCAGGCCGCCCAGCACCGGGAACTGCGCCAAGCCGTACTGCAGGCTGCTCAGGCCCAGCTCTTCCACCAGCATCACCGGCGACAGCGCAATCCACAGCATCAGCGGCATCGCCACCATCGGCAAGCCAATGGTCAAGCCAAGAAAGCGCTTATTTTTAAAGACCCGCTTAAAATCATCAAAAATATGGCTGAAAGGCTGCTTCGGCAGGCTGGCCTGCTGCTGCGGCATTTTGGCTTTCAGGCCGAACCAGCTGAGAAAGGACAGCAGCGCAATGCCGATAAAGCCCCAATGCCAAGATACATGGTCAATTAAAAAGGCGCCCAGCACAGGGCCAAGCAGCGGCGCAAGCAGGGAAATATTCGCCATCAGCGCCATGACTTTAATGGCATCGCGCTCTTCAAAGGTTTCCTGAACGGCCGCATATCCCACAGCGGAAATCACCGACAGCCCAAAGCCCTGCAGAAAACGCAGGGCCAGAAAGCTTTCAATATTATGGGTCAGTAAAATCAGCAGGCAGCAGATAGTGAAAAACGCCACGCCGCCGAGCAGCACTTTTTTGCGGCCCAGGCGGTCTGACAATGGCCCCAGCAGCCAAGCCACGCAGGCGCCGCCCAGCAGATAGAAGGACATGGATGATGGCGCCCACGCGCTGCTGACGCCAAAGTCTTTGGTAATGGCCAGCATGGCGGGCTGGACCAGATCGTTGCCGATATAGACAGAGAATTCAAATAATACCAGCGCCAATGGAAACATCAGCGTGGCGCGGCTGAGAACCGCAGTTTGTACCTTTTGCATTGTTATCTACATATATGATTGCGTACAGGATTGGGCACGGTCTAATTTCGGGGAGAGACGCGTCGGCCCAATGACAAGCACTGTAAAAAATAATTAAAATTTTCAGAAAATCGCGAGGCATTCGCGCAGTTTTTACGCCGTATTCACAGGGCGCTTATAAAGGCATACAGATGTTTTGGGTGAGTTCAATACACTTAAGCCTGTACACCCGCAGGTTTAAGTACGTGCATTTTAGCAGTGTTTGGCGCAATTGTGTTGCTGATTTTTGATGCGTTATTCTGCAATGGCTTAAGCTGGGGCCAGCTCAGCATTTCAAGCTGCGGTGCGGATGCCCGCCTGCACTTTTAGGCAATGCAGCGGATTTTAAATATTCGGGCCGATGCGGTTGAGCAATAAAAATGCTGAAATGGCATTTCCTGATTAATGGGAAATGCCGGGATTGATGGCGCAAAGCCACCTGTAGCCACACATGTATTTTCTAAGTGAATAAAAGCAAGGGATTTCATTTTATTCTGCTTATCATTTGAATAATTTAATCATAGCCTAGCAAACAACTCTGTTCGCTAGGCTAGATAAGTTGCAGTGTTTTAAATTTAGGATGCTTTAGCAATGATTTTAGGTAAATCGACAGGTTTTATACCATTAATTTCAGCAATGTCAGGATTTTTCTCAAATTTGAGCCAGCCTTTTTTCATCCATAATTCAACTTTTTCTTTTCCTAAAATGTGAAGCAAATTACATAAGTGATCAAAATATGCTTGCTGGCTAAAAGAATAAATAACGATTTCAAAATTCTTATGTTTTTCAAAGTTTACTGAAAAAATTTCTTTTATGTAATTTTCATCAGAAATATCTAAAGAATGCCCCCATATGTATATACATCCTTTTATTTCCTTAAGTTCATTTCTTAATAAATGTATAGTGTGTTGATCACTTGATATTTGTTCAGAATTTTTCCATGTATCTGCAATAGTTGAATTACTCCAAAATTCTATATTTTCTATAATTTCATTAATTTTAGCCAAGTTTTCATATAAAAATTTGTAATTTGTATTTTTGAAAATTTTTTGATGATATTTAGTAAAACCATAGGCCTTTAATTTTTTTAAATACTCATTTTTTAAATCTGAAATACCTAAAACAATATTTTGTGTTAAACCAGACTTTCCATGCAAAAATTGACTGTCAGTTAAATCATAAAATCTACCAAATGTATTAGTATAATTAAATGAATATACTTTATCTATCAGAATAGGAAGCTTACAAAACTTTACATCCAACTCCATTATATCGATTAAAATTATATACTTATTAAATATCTCAATAAAACTAGCCAATTCATCATTCAGTCTTTCAAGTGCCTTATTTTGATCATATACATCATAATTAGTAAACTTTTTTACATTTTCATTGACTATAAAATATGTAAAAAAATTAGAATTATCGTCATCAAAACTATAATCTCCTTTTTTTATATTATCTTTTTTCTTATGGATTAAATTAAGTAGACATAATAATTGACACACTCTTTCACTCAATGAAATAACCTCTCCGAAGAATTTTTGTTTCTTAAAATTTATTGGAGAAACCTCACAACTCAATACATCATGACCTAAATAATAGTCAGATATCTGTTGAAATAATTCAGAAACACTATCCAATGCGTCCTCAATTTTATTTTCAAAATCAATCCAAGTTTTAACTTCTCTAACATGATCTGAAAAGTACTGATACCAAACATTTTCTTTTAATTGTGCTTTCAATTCTTTAACTTGATCAACTGATATTTTTATCTCATCAGTTTTATACATTGCTTTTGTATGTTGAAAAAAACTGTTTTGCCATTCCTCACCTGTTTTATCATTTTTGTGCCAATAATCTTTCCCAAAAAGATCATCAAATCTCATATCACCTTGAGATTCATCCCAATTTTCTATCGCATCCATTGCTACCATAAAATGATCATACTTCGTCGGCAAATAATGCGACAAATCAAACCCGTTCCCAACAATCAAAATATTCATTTTTATAAAGCCTCAAAAGCAAAAAAGCGCATCCACCGATACGCTTTCCATGAGGCCTCACAGCTTAATTTTCAACCATAAATCAAATATTTATTAAGGGCACAGCGCTGTTTGAAAAGCCTTGGTATTTTTGCCGCGCTGGCACTGATATTCCTTCTGCGTGCTGGTGCGCTCCCAGTCACCCTCTACATTCTTAAAGCGGTAAATGGTGCGGACTGAACGTACAGAATCATCCAGCAAGCCTGTTTCAGTCACTTTCACTTCAGCAGCTGTCGGCGACTCCACGCGGTTGAAATACTGGCGGATTTCTACCGTCGCCAATTCCTTGCGCAAATCCGGGCGCTCTTTCAGCACCTGCGCAAGCGGCGTATCGGAACCGCCGGCTTTATTTACAATTTTCTGCGTCGCTGCGCAGCCGGACAAAACGCTCAGGCACAGCGCAGAAACCGCCAATAGTCGCAACATCATCTTTTTCCCCAATTTCCATTTTCCCGGCTCATCATGCCGTTTTAATCCGCATTACACTATAAGCCAAATGTAAGCCTGTTTTTATGGCATAAAAAAGCGCATCTTCCGATGCGCCCTTAAGTTCAATCTTAAAAATTAAAGATCAAACAATTTGCCCGGGTTCATAATGCCCTTCGGGTCAAATACTTGCTTCAGCGCCTTCATGTATTCAATTTCCTCAGCTGAACGCGAGTATTCCAAATACGGCTTTTTGGTCATGCCCACGCCGTGTTCCGCAGAAATTGAACCGTCATATTTTTTCACGGTATCAAACACGTATTTATTCACCACTTGGCATTTGGCAAAGAATTCGTCTTTGCTTAAGTCTACAGGCTTCAGAATATTCAAGTGCAGGTTGCCGTCGCCGATATGGCCGAACCAGCAGATTTCAAAGTCCGGATAATTGGATGCCACAATTTCATCAATTTCTTTAATAAATGCAGGCACATGAGTAATCAGCACAGAAATGTCGTTTTTGTACGGCGTAAACGGCGCAATCGACTCGGAAATGTCTTCGCGCAGGCGCCATAAGCTTTCAACCTGATCCAGGCTTTGGCTCAGCACGCCATCCAGCACCCAGCCCTGCTCCATGCAGTGCTCAAAAATTTCCATCGCCTTGTCCATGATCGGCTCAAACGGCGCTTCAAATTCCAGCAGGACATAGAATAGGCATTCGGTTTCAAACGGGCGCTGCACATGGCCATTCGCCAAGACTTTCTGCATCGCCAATTCGCCAAAGAACTCAAAGGCGGTCAGATCAATTTTGGCCTGGAAGGCATGCAGCACCGGCATCACCGCCTCAAAATCCGGCACGCCCAAGACCATCACCTGCAGATCCTGCGGCTGGCGCTCCAGCTTGATTTCAGCTTCAGTCACCAGACCCAAAGTGCCTTCACCGCCAATGAATAAATGCTGCAGCGCATAGCCGGTGGCATTTTTAATCATGCCTTTGTTCAGGCGCAGCACATCGCCTTTGCCTGTTACCACAGTCAGGCCCAGCACCCAGTTGCGGGTCATGCCGTATTTAATCACTTTAATGCCGCCGGCATTGGTGCCGATGTTGCCGCCGATTTGCGATGAGCCTGCAGAGGCGAAATCCACCGGATAATACATGCCCTGCTCTTCAGCATAATTCTGCAGCTGTTCCGTCACCACGCCCGCCTGCACGCGCACCATGCGGTCGGCCGGGAAAAATTCCAGAATCTGGTTCATCTTGTCCATGCTGACCACGATTTCGCCATTGGCCGCGACCGCGCCGGCAGACAGGCCTGTGCGGCCGCCGCTTGGGGTAATGGCCACGCTGAACTGGTTCGCCAGCTTGACAATCGCCTGCACTTGTTCTGTTGAGGAAGGAAAAACGATGACTGACGGGTTCGGGTCGAAGTGCTTGGTATGGTCACGGCCCCAATTTTCGAGGCTGTCCGCATCGGTTTTAATGCGGTTTTCACCCACAATAGCGGTCAATTGGGTCAATAACTCTGGGGTTAAAGCGACTGGAGCGTTCATCGTTTTCAGACCTTGCAAGAAGTAAAACAAGTTGTAAATGGTCTATAAATCATTCAGTTGTGCAAGCATGACTACTGAACAAGACTTAGACAACCGTGAGGATTAAAGGCGCGCTGGGCTGGAAACCTTTTTTCACGAATGCGCATTATAAGGCATTTTTCAGCAAATCCTGCAGAAATTACGGCTTTTGCAATGTCGCCTTTGAAATTACAGGCTTAATTAGACCGCACGCGACAAGTTTTGACACATATTCCGCCAAAATACCCGGCGCGCCCGCCATAAAGGAAATGTATATCGGGCATAGTCCTATGCTATTATACCGCCACTAAATTTGGCCTTTGTAGCGGAGCCGTAATGAGCCAACATCTTTCCCTGCCTAAAGATAAAATTCGTTTCTTGCTGTTAGAAGGCGTTCATCAAAACGCCATCGACACTTTAAATGCTGCCGGATACACCAACATCGATTACCGCAAAACTGCGCTTGAAGGCGAAGCGCTGAAAGAAGCGGTAAAAGATGCGCACTTCATCGGCATTCGTTCGCGCACTCAATTGACTGAAGAAGTTTTTGAAGCGGCGAATAAGCTGATTGCCGTGGGCTGTTTCTGCATCGGCACCAACCAAGTGAACTTAAATGCCGCCATGATCCGCGGCATTCCAGTATTTAACGCGCCGTATTCCAATACCCGTTCAGTAGCTGAACTGGTCTTGGCGGAAGCGATCCTCCTTCTGCGCCGCGTGCCTGAAAAATCGACAGATACGCATGCAGGCGGCTGGAACAAGTCAGCTGTCGGTTCATTTGAAACACGCGGCAAAACTTTAGGCATCGTGGGTTACGGCTCAATCGGTTCGCAGCTTTCTGTACTTGCTGAAAGCTTGGGCATGAAAGTCATCTACTTTGACACAGTGACCAAATTGCCTTTAGGCAATGCGCGTCAAGTCGGCAGCCTAAACGAACTTTTAGCAAATGCTGACGTGGTTTCTTTGCATGTGCCTGATGTTCCGTCTACACGCAACTTCATGACCAAAGAAAAATTTGCGCAAATGAAAGAAGGCGCAATCTTCATCAATGCTGCCCGCGGCACCTGCGTAGTGATTGAAGACTTAGCTGATGCCTTGAAATCAGGTCATGTTGCCGGCGCTGCGGTAGACGTATTCCCGAAAGAGCCGAAAGCCAATGGCGAAGAATTCATTTCTCCGCTGCGCAATTTGCCAAACGTGATTTTGACCCCGCACGTTGGCGGTTCAACCATGGAAGCGCAAGCCAACATCGGCCTTGAAGTGGCTGAAAAATTCGTGGCTTACTCAGACAAAGGCATGACCCTGTCTGCGGTGAACTTCCCGGAAATCGCGCTGCCATTGACCGAAGGCAAGCACCGCCTGCTGCACATTCACCGCAACGTGCCGGGCGTCCTGTCTAAAATCAACAACCTGTTTGCTGAACACGGCATCAACATCTCCGGCCAGTCGCTTATGACTAAAGGCGATGTCGGCTATTTAGTGATGGACGTTGATGCGACGGCCTCTAAAGAAGCGCTGGATACCTTAAACGAAGTTGAAGGCACAATCCGCGTCCGCGTATTGTTCTAATTCAATCCGTATTGAAAGCCACAGTCTTTGGACTGTGGCTTTTTTATTTTAAAGCTTTTATTTCTCCCCTTCCGCTCCCTGAGAAATCAAAACCAAATTTAGACTATGCCAAATTTTAACACTAGGCCGCATGCGCAGGCGCTGATTCTGCTGTTTATCGCCATGATCAGCATGCAGGGCAGCGGCTCGCTTGCCAAAATCCTGTTCGGCCAGTTTTCGGTGCTGACTGTATCAGTCATGCGCCTGCTGTTAGGCGCGCTGATTCTGGCGCTGCTGTTTAAAATCTGGCAGATTAATTTTAAGCAGGTGAACTGGAAAGCCATTATCAGCTACGGCGGCGCCTTAGCCGGCATGAATGCGCTGTTTTACCTGTCGCTTGACCGCCTGCCGCTCGGCATTGCGGTTTCTTTTGAATTTATCGGGCCATTAAGCGTTGCGCTGTACCACGCGCGGCAAAAGTTTGATTTTGTCTGGGTGGGCCTGGCTGTTGCAGGCCTGGCGCTGCTGTTTCCTTTTGATCAGGCTGCCCAGTCGCTTGACCCGCTGGGCATTCTGTTTGCGCTAAGCGCGGGCGCCTGCTGGGCGCTGTATATTATTTCCGGGCAGAAGCCTTCCGGCGTTTCCGGCAACCATACGGTATGCCTGGGCATGTTCGTCGGCATGCTGTGCCTGATGCCGGTTGCGCTGTTTTCCGGCATGACCGCTGCGGTTTTTGAGCCTGAAAATTTAGCCTATTTCCTGGCGCTGGCTGTTATTGCCAGCGCCCTACCTTTCTCTTTGGAAATGATCGCGCTGCGCAGCCTATCGCCGCTGATTTTCGGCACACTGACCAGCCTTGAACCGGCAATTGCCGCGCTTTCAGGCTTTGTTTTCCTGAATGAGCAGCTGCTCTGGACGCAATGGCTGGCTTTGGCTGTGATCATCAGCGCATCCATCGGCTGCACCTTTACCACACAGCGGGCCAAGAAGCTGGCGGAAGAAAAGCTGCGCCAGTAAAAAACCGCGCGGATGCGCGGTTTTTTTACTAGCCTAATTCATTAGGCAGGCTGCTGGCAAAAATACGCTGGATCATTCGATGGCGTTCCGCCGCCCCAAAGCCTTATCAGGAACATTGGCTGCTCATCATGGGAAAACCCCTCACTGCTATTAGCGCTGCCACAATAAACACCCTTCAGCATACGGCCCTCGACAAAAAAATACGAAATATCGCCTTCGCCTAACCACGCGAAGCCGCTATACTGATTTGGCAATGCAATCAGCTTTTTCTCGCCATAAGCTGCCGTAAACCTCAGCAGGTCTGGCTGTTCTTTATTCTCCATATGCACTTCAATTTGAATTTCGCACGGCTGAGCTTTCAATTCTGCATTCTCTGTATCCCATGTACCCGAATTGTAGTCATAATCAGCAACACACTGGACAAAAAATCTTAACCCCTTATCCGAAGCAATCACTTCCTTATCTTTTAAAATAATTGTAACTGCGGAATTTGAATCAGAAATAGCCGTTCCTGTATAGCGCACCCACTGATCATTAACTAAGATAGCTGCTGTATGCGCAGACCAATTCAGCTGATTATTGTCTGCCTGCAGCCCAGTCAGCATCCGCGCGCCGCTCTTATCGGCAGTAAACTCTGCCGTTTTCTCATCACCCTGCACTTGCGCAGCAAACGAGCCGCTGCAGGCTGCTGGTGTTCCATCTTCCAGTTCACATTTAACAAAGTTATTGGTTTTAGGCGTGCCCAAATCAATAACGACTGTTCCTGAAGTTCCTGATACTTCGGAACCGATCAGCGTGCCTGTACTGTCTTTTGCGCTCCAGTGAATTGCCCCTTTAGACGGCATGTTCACAATCTTTGTGCCTTCCGCCGGAATTGAATTTACTTTGGTTAAGCCGGAACCGTCTTCCAGTTCAACTTTTGCCGTAATGTGGCACGGCACAGGCTGGGCGGCAGCCTTGCACTGTACTGTTACAGAACCTGGATTATCAAATTTAAAATCCCAGTTCCACGTGGAAAAATGCGAAACCTGAGCATGAACCGCAAAGCCGGTTGCAGAACTTGAATCTGCAACAACCGTTCCCGCGCCCTGTTCTTCCCATAGGCCTTTGGCTTCATTGAAATGCCACATTGGAATGGATGCGCCAACCGCCATCGCCTGATTATTGATGCTGCTCAGCGGAAGGTGCATTTGAATATCGGCTGTTTTACCTTGAGCCAGCTGCAGCCGATTGCCCGCCTCATCGGTAAAGATGGCTGTAATCATGCCGGCGCTGATCAGGCTGGCCGGATTGCCCTGCGCATCCACCGCTGCGCCGTTGGCCGGCATTGCATTCAGGTCACTGCCGGTAATGTCCCACGGCGTGAACTTCACCCAGGCTTTTCCTGCTGCCGGCTGGCCGTTTGGCAATACAAAAGCCCCTGCAGGAATGCTGATGCTCGCCCCTAAAAAGGCCGACTGAATCACCTGCTCTTCTTCAATTCTGCTGACCTCAATTGTTTGCTTTACCGCAAGCAAATTGGCCGCCACGCGCGCAAGGCTGGCAGCGTCATAAACCATCGACTGAGTGATAAAATCTTCTTTTTCAAAGCTGACCACGACATTTTTAGCGGATTGCGGCAGGCTGACCCTAAAAGAAGCTGCTCCATGCTCATCTGTCACCGCAGACTGGCCAGCAACCGTTACTTTAGCGCCTTTCAGCGCAGTGCCATCCGCAGCCTGAATCAATGCTGAGACTGATCTTTCAACCATAACTTCCTGATTTTGCGTGCTGGAAGTTGAATCATTATCCGATCCGCATCCCGCAAGAGAGGCGCCCAAAACACAAGCCGCAAACAGCGCCCGAAATTGTAATTTTGATGTCATTATTCTTTCCCAATGTTCAAATTGAACAAAAAAAGTGCAATATATTATTAATTTAATTTGCCGGGTTTTCAATTTAATAGCACTTTTCACATGAATTCATCTTGGTATCAGAGCGCGCAGATGATCTTTTTATTCCGCAATTGCTGCTATAATCCAGTGACTCCTCTGCCCAGCCTGAACTGCCGACCGTCCTATGCCAAATGCCCAATTCATAGCCGTGCTGTACATGGTGCTGTCAATGATCTCCTATCAAATCAGCGCATCTTTCGCCAAGCAGCTGTTTAGCGTGATGGACCCGCTGAGCGTCACGATTTTAAGGCTGTGCTTCGCCGCGGTCATTGTCTGCGTGATGTTCCGTTCATGGCAGGTTTTCAAGCGCCTGCCGTTTTTAAAATGGCGCGATTTGCTGTGCTACAGCGCAGCGCTGTGCGTAATGAATGTGCTGTTCTATATGTCGCTGGGCAAACTGCCGCAAGGCATTGCAGTGGGGCTGGAATTTATTGGCCCCTTAGGCTTGGCGCTGCTGTCCATTCAGCGCCGCAGCGATTATGTCTGGGTGCTGCTGGCGATTGCCGGCATTGCCTTAATGGTGCCGTGGGGGCAGGCGGCAGGCGCAGATTTTTCTATTTTTGGCGCGGCCTGCGCCTTAGGCGCGGGGCTGTGCTGGGCTTTTTACATTTATTTCGGCCAGAAAGTCGTGCATCAGAATATCGGCATGCATGCGCTGACCATCGCCATCTGCCTCTCCGCCCTGATTCTGCTGCCGATTGGCTTATACCGCAATGCGCCCGCCCTGCTGGAAACCCAGTACTGGGGCAAGGCTCTGGCGATTGCGGTATTGGCCACAGCAATTCCCTACGCTCTGGATTTAAAAGCCTTGAAGCAGCTGAATAAGCTCAGCTACGGCACGCTTTCCAGCCTCTCTCCGGCTTTAGCCGCCTTAGCCGGGCTGCTGCTGCTGGGTGAAAGAATCGGCGCATTGCAGTGGCTGGCGCTGCTGTGCGTCATGGCCGCCTCTGTGGGCGTGACACTCAGGTCATCATCCGGCAAGGCCGCTGAATCCGCATAAAGCAGAACAGCGCCCTTGCTCCAGCCGCATGCCTGTTTTAATGCCTTCGATGGCAGTATCCGCCTGTACAATGCGGTTCAGGCTTGGCCGGTCAGCGTCTGATAGCCCAAGCGCACAATCAGCACGCTGACCAGAATCAGGAACAGGATGCGGATAAAGCCGCTGCCGTATTTCAGCGCAGCCCGCACGCCGACGATGGAACCCAAAACGTTTGCTATGGCCATCATGCCGCCAACCGCAAATAGCACATGCCCCGTCGGCGCAAAGAAGCTCAGCGCTGCGACGTTGGTGGTTAAATTGGCGATTTTAGACAGCGCCGATGCATGCAGAAAGTCGGCTTTCAGATAGCGGATGAAAAAGAAAATAAAAAAGCTGCCGGTGCCCGGGCCGAAAATCCCGTCATAAAAGCCAATCGCCAAACTGCCGGCGGCGG is drawn from Acinetobacter sp. WCHAc010034 and contains these coding sequences:
- a CDS encoding DUF3817 domain-containing protein codes for the protein MNIQTLRAVGFLEGMSFLLLLFIAMPMKYMMGNPILVKYVGMGHGVLFIVFLVVLFAVCEKQKWSLKVFILGLIASILPFGPFVFDRKIKHLEQPEAGA
- a CDS encoding MFS transporter, with translation MQKVQTAVLSRATLMFPLALVLFEFSVYIGNDLVQPAMLAITKDFGVSSAWAPSSMSFYLLGGACVAWLLGPLSDRLGRKKVLLGGVAFFTICCLLILLTHNIESFLALRFLQGFGLSVISAVGYAAVQETFEERDAIKVMALMANISLLAPLLGPVLGAFLIDHVSWHWGFIGIALLSFLSWFGLKAKMPQQQASLPKQPFSHIFDDFKRVFKNKRFLGLTIGLPMVAMPLMLWIALSPVMLVEELGLSSLQYGLAQFPVLGGLILGNIVLIKIIDKLPLGKTVLIGLPLMLAGTAVVVAGLIFPQYFLHCVILGMTLVSFGEGISFSVLYRFALMSSEVSKGTVAASVSVLMMFSFFFVIELVRVLYEYLHIWAYGVSCFALIALWFSFPRAMLNKVLQQRKAEGQF
- a CDS encoding AbiH family protein, which produces MNILIVGNGFDLSHYLPTKYDHFMVAMDAIENWDESQGDMRFDDLFGKDYWHKNDKTGEEWQNSFFQHTKAMYKTDEIKISVDQVKELKAQLKENVWYQYFSDHVREVKTWIDFENKIEDALDSVSELFQQISDYYLGHDVLSCEVSPINFKKQKFFGEVISLSERVCQLLCLLNLIHKKKDNIKKGDYSFDDDNSNFFTYFIVNENVKKFTNYDVYDQNKALERLNDELASFIEIFNKYIILIDIMELDVKFCKLPILIDKVYSFNYTNTFGRFYDLTDSQFLHGKSGLTQNIVLGISDLKNEYLKKLKAYGFTKYHQKIFKNTNYKFLYENLAKINEIIENIEFWSNSTIADTWKNSEQISSDQHTIHLLRNELKEIKGCIYIWGHSLDISDENYIKEIFSVNFEKHKNFEIVIYSFSQQAYFDHLCNLLHILGKEKVELWMKKGWLKFEKNPDIAEINGIKPVDLPKIIAKAS
- a CDS encoding FAD-binding oxidoreductase, whose product is MNAPVALTPELLTQLTAIVGENRIKTDADSLENWGRDHTKHFDPNPSVIVFPSSTEQVQAIVKLANQFSVAITPSGGRTGLSAGAVAANGEIVVSMDKMNQILEFFPADRMVRVQAGVVTEQLQNYAEEQGMYYPVDFASAGSSQIGGNIGTNAGGIKVIKYGMTRNWVLGLTVVTGKGDVLRLNKGMIKNATGYALQHLFIGGEGTLGLVTEAEIKLERQPQDLQVMVLGVPDFEAVMPVLHAFQAKIDLTAFEFFGELAMQKVLANGHVQRPFETECLFYVLLEFEAPFEPIMDKAMEIFEHCMEQGWVLDGVLSQSLDQVESLWRLREDISESIAPFTPYKNDISVLITHVPAFIKEIDEIVASNYPDFEICWFGHIGDGNLHLNILKPVDLSKDEFFAKCQVVNKYVFDTVKKYDGSISAEHGVGMTKKPYLEYSRSAEEIEYMKALKQVFDPKGIMNPGKLFDL
- the serA gene encoding phosphoglycerate dehydrogenase; its protein translation is MSQHLSLPKDKIRFLLLEGVHQNAIDTLNAAGYTNIDYRKTALEGEALKEAVKDAHFIGIRSRTQLTEEVFEAANKLIAVGCFCIGTNQVNLNAAMIRGIPVFNAPYSNTRSVAELVLAEAILLLRRVPEKSTDTHAGGWNKSAVGSFETRGKTLGIVGYGSIGSQLSVLAESLGMKVIYFDTVTKLPLGNARQVGSLNELLANADVVSLHVPDVPSTRNFMTKEKFAQMKEGAIFINAARGTCVVIEDLADALKSGHVAGAAVDVFPKEPKANGEEFISPLRNLPNVILTPHVGGSTMEAQANIGLEVAEKFVAYSDKGMTLSAVNFPEIALPLTEGKHRLLHIHRNVPGVLSKINNLFAEHGINISGQSLMTKGDVGYLVMDVDATASKEALDTLNEVEGTIRVRVLF
- a CDS encoding EamA family transporter — protein: MPNFNTRPHAQALILLFIAMISMQGSGSLAKILFGQFSVLTVSVMRLLLGALILALLFKIWQINFKQVNWKAIISYGGALAGMNALFYLSLDRLPLGIAVSFEFIGPLSVALYHARQKFDFVWVGLAVAGLALLFPFDQAAQSLDPLGILFALSAGACWALYIISGQKPSGVSGNHTVCLGMFVGMLCLMPVALFSGMTAAVFEPENLAYFLALAVIASALPFSLEMIALRSLSPLIFGTLTSLEPAIAALSGFVFLNEQLLWTQWLALAVIISASIGCTFTTQRAKKLAEEKLRQ
- a CDS encoding EamA family transporter; protein product: MPNAQFIAVLYMVLSMISYQISASFAKQLFSVMDPLSVTILRLCFAAVIVCVMFRSWQVFKRLPFLKWRDLLCYSAALCVMNVLFYMSLGKLPQGIAVGLEFIGPLGLALLSIQRRSDYVWVLLAIAGIALMVPWGQAAGADFSIFGAACALGAGLCWAFYIYFGQKVVHQNIGMHALTIAICLSALILLPIGLYRNAPALLETQYWGKALAIAVLATAIPYALDLKALKQLNKLSYGTLSSLSPALAALAGLLLLGERIGALQWLALLCVMAASVGVTLRSSSGKAAESA